A stretch of the Synechocystis sp. PCC 7338 genome encodes the following:
- a CDS encoding cytochrome B6, translating to MAAGVGIFIGYIAVFTGVALGLLYGLRFVKLI from the coding sequence ATGGCCGCTGGTGTTGGCATTTTCATTGGTTATATTGCTGTTTTTACCGGGGTCGCCCTTGGTCTCCTCTACGGCCTGCGGTTTGTCAAGCTGATCTAA
- the hemB gene encoding porphobilinogen synthase: protein MFPTTRPRRLRQNDVLRRMVRENTLTVNDLIYPLFAVPGSSVAKEVVSMPGVYQLSVDKIVDEAKEVRDLGIPAIILFGIPEDKDTDATGAWHDCGIVQKATEAVKKAVPDLVVIVDTCLCEYTSHGHCGYLETGDLTGRVLNDPTLELLKKTAVSQANAGADIIAPSGMMDGFVQAIREALDDHDFQNIPILSYAAKYASAYYGPFRDAADSSPQFGDRRTYQMDPGNSREALKEVELDLLEGADMVMVKPALSYMDIIWRIKEMTNLPVAAYNVSGEYSMVKAAALNGWIDEQKVTLETLTSFKRAGADLILTYHAKDAARWLQG from the coding sequence ATGTTTCCCACCACCCGTCCCCGCCGTCTGCGCCAAAACGATGTTCTCCGCCGCATGGTCAGGGAAAATACCCTCACCGTTAATGATTTGATCTACCCCCTGTTTGCCGTTCCCGGTAGCAGTGTAGCCAAAGAAGTGGTATCCATGCCGGGGGTGTACCAGTTATCGGTGGACAAAATTGTCGATGAAGCGAAGGAAGTACGGGATTTGGGTATTCCCGCCATTATCCTCTTTGGTATTCCTGAAGATAAGGATACTGATGCCACTGGAGCTTGGCATGATTGCGGCATTGTCCAAAAGGCGACGGAGGCGGTGAAAAAAGCAGTGCCAGATTTGGTGGTAATTGTTGATACTTGTTTGTGTGAATATACCAGCCATGGCCACTGTGGCTATCTGGAGACGGGGGATTTAACCGGCCGGGTGTTGAACGATCCCACCCTGGAATTGTTGAAAAAAACCGCTGTGTCCCAGGCCAATGCTGGGGCGGATATCATTGCTCCTTCGGGGATGATGGATGGTTTTGTCCAGGCCATTCGGGAAGCCTTGGATGACCATGATTTCCAAAATATTCCCATTCTTTCCTACGCAGCTAAGTATGCCTCGGCCTATTACGGCCCCTTCCGGGATGCGGCGGATTCCTCCCCCCAATTCGGCGATCGCCGGACCTACCAAATGGATCCAGGCAATAGTCGGGAAGCCCTGAAAGAAGTTGAATTAGATTTGCTCGAGGGAGCGGATATGGTGATGGTCAAACCGGCTCTGTCCTATATGGATATTATTTGGCGCATTAAGGAAATGACCAATCTACCAGTGGCGGCCTATAACGTTTCTGGGGAATATTCCATGGTGAAAGCGGCGGCCCTCAACGGTTGGATTGATGAGCAAAAAGTAACTCTGGAAACCCTCACCAGCTTTAAACGGGCCGGGGCAGATTTGATTTTGACTTACCACGCTAAGGATGCGGCCCGCTGGCTCCAGGGCTAA
- a CDS encoding DUF29 domain-containing protein yields the protein MISNPSVPNLYEDDYVAWLDTTLNQLKNHDIEQLDWDNLTEEIEALGREQRHKVESYLLRLLIHLLLYQYWYSEKEWSGKGWEKEIDNFRLELDLLLESKVLFNHLTTILEKDYQKARKSAIRKSKLSPEIFPLTCPYTLEQILDPDWLP from the coding sequence ATGATTTCTAACCCTTCTGTCCCCAACCTTTATGAAGACGATTATGTCGCTTGGTTAGATACTACCCTTAACCAACTTAAAAACCATGACATCGAACAGCTTGACTGGGACAATTTAACTGAAGAAATAGAAGCATTGGGACGGGAACAACGCCACAAAGTCGAAAGTTATTTACTCCGACTACTGATTCATTTACTGCTTTATCAATATTGGTACTCCGAAAAAGAATGGTCAGGGAAAGGTTGGGAAAAAGAAATTGATAACTTTCGCTTAGAACTGGATCTACTGCTAGAATCCAAAGTTCTCTTTAATCATCTCACGACAATTCTGGAGAAGGATTATCAAAAAGCCCGCAAAAGTGCCATTCGCAAATCAAAATTGTCCCCTGAAATATTTCCATTGACTTGTCCCTATACCCTAGAACAAATCCTCGATCCCGACTGGCTACCTTAA
- a CDS encoding type II toxin-antitoxin system VapC family toxin, which yields MIVLDTHIWLWWVNGDLNQLGIKRVELLQQTIPLAVSAISCFEIAWLDQHQRIILPQNKTDWFDQALEGSNILLLPIIPKIAQIAVELPEHHRDPHDRLIIATAIFYDTYLMSAE from the coding sequence ATGATAGTTCTGGATACCCACATTTGGCTCTGGTGGGTGAATGGTGACCTCAATCAACTAGGAATCAAAAGAGTCGAGCTTTTGCAACAGACCATACCTTTGGCGGTCAGTGCTATCAGTTGCTTTGAAATCGCTTGGCTAGATCAGCATCAGCGGATTATCCTCCCCCAAAATAAAACAGATTGGTTTGACCAAGCCCTTGAGGGATCAAATATTTTACTTCTGCCGATTATCCCTAAGATTGCCCAAATAGCTGTTGAATTGCCAGAGCACCACCGTGATCCCCATGACCGTTTGATTATCGCCACTGCAATTTTCTATGATACCTACCTCATGTCGGCTGAATAA
- the aroB gene encoding 3-dehydroquinate synthase, whose amino-acid sequence MATTIPVPLPQSPYQVQIAPGGLAEIASHLAPLGLGQKIMVVSNPEIYDHYGEVVIQALQRAGYEVFQHLIPAGETHKTLASINELYDVAFQANLERNSTLLALGGGVIGDMTGFGAATWLRGINFVQVPTSLLAMVDASIGGKTGVNHPQGKNLIGAFYQPRLVYIDPTVLKTLPEREFRAGMAEVIKYGVIWDPELFTALEEANDLSSIDHLAPALLTQIIQRSCQAKVDVVSQDEKEAGLRAILNYGHTIGHGVESLTGYGVINHGEAVAIGMEAAAKIAHYLELCDQDLGDRQRQLLLKTKLPTEIPPSLAVEDLLASLLHDKKVKAGKVRFILPTAIGQVIMSDAVTGEVIKATVL is encoded by the coding sequence ATGGCCACCACCATCCCCGTTCCCCTGCCCCAGTCCCCTTATCAAGTACAGATTGCGCCGGGAGGATTGGCGGAAATTGCGAGCCACTTGGCTCCCCTCGGTTTGGGCCAAAAAATTATGGTGGTATCCAACCCGGAAATTTATGACCACTACGGTGAAGTTGTCATTCAAGCTTTACAAAGGGCGGGCTATGAGGTTTTTCAGCATTTAATTCCCGCCGGGGAAACCCACAAAACCCTGGCTTCCATTAATGAGCTTTACGATGTCGCTTTCCAAGCCAATTTGGAACGCAATTCCACCCTGCTGGCCCTGGGGGGCGGCGTCATTGGTGACATGACCGGGTTTGGGGCGGCTACATGGCTCCGGGGTATTAATTTTGTCCAGGTACCCACTTCTTTGCTGGCCATGGTGGATGCTTCCATTGGCGGTAAAACGGGGGTGAACCATCCCCAGGGGAAAAATTTAATTGGGGCTTTTTACCAGCCCCGCTTGGTGTACATTGACCCCACCGTGTTAAAAACCCTGCCGGAACGGGAATTTCGAGCGGGTATGGCGGAAGTGATTAAATACGGCGTGATTTGGGACCCAGAATTATTTACAGCCTTAGAAGAAGCAAACGATTTATCGAGCATCGATCACCTGGCCCCGGCATTGCTAACCCAAATTATCCAACGCTCTTGCCAGGCAAAAGTGGATGTGGTCAGCCAAGATGAGAAGGAAGCGGGACTGCGGGCCATCCTCAACTATGGCCATACCATTGGCCACGGGGTAGAAAGTTTAACGGGTTACGGAGTGATTAACCATGGGGAAGCGGTGGCCATTGGCATGGAAGCGGCGGCCAAAATTGCCCATTACCTGGAACTGTGCGACCAAGACCTCGGCGATCGCCAACGGCAACTATTGCTCAAAACTAAATTACCCACGGAGATACCCCCATCCCTGGCGGTGGAAGATTTGCTGGCTAGTTTACTGCACGACAAAAAGGTCAAAGCTGGTAAAGTTCGCTTTATTCTCCCCACGGCGATCGGGCAGGTGATCATGAGTGATGCGGTCACGGGGGAAGTCATCAAGGCTACTGTGCTGTAA
- a CDS encoding glycosyltransferase family 2 protein encodes MPKAPLLSVCIPAYNRPAWLRRGLESIAVGDGTDIEVVITDDSDTNQSQAIAAEVLKNWSLSWRYEHHQQPLGMAQNWNRAIQWATGQYVMVLHDDDFFLPQGLGRLVNKLQGLGNQYPVLLFGVLVVDAQERVMKRQGFRQDKLLPPHDALIRLFSDSSFVRFPAMVIRRDLFTEVGYFNPDWREPCDLEMWMRLLARYGVYCCREATVAYRVHGQALTMGSFHRETVNILLKLFGELEQLNILTAKDIEFCKGSFFHQYILAGAWRQLRRRRWREFQQVMGLFDLPELKSLSCPVKWYFLRGLFSLP; translated from the coding sequence ATGCCTAAAGCGCCCCTATTAAGTGTTTGTATTCCTGCCTATAACCGCCCTGCTTGGCTAAGGCGGGGTTTGGAGTCGATCGCCGTTGGGGATGGCACTGATATAGAGGTGGTCATTACCGATGATTCCGACACTAATCAGTCCCAGGCGATCGCCGCTGAGGTGTTAAAAAATTGGTCATTGTCTTGGCGCTACGAACACCATCAACAACCGTTGGGCATGGCCCAAAACTGGAACCGGGCTATTCAATGGGCGACGGGGCAGTATGTGATGGTTCTCCACGACGACGATTTTTTTTTACCCCAGGGATTAGGTCGGCTGGTCAATAAGTTGCAAGGGTTAGGGAACCAATACCCAGTTTTATTATTTGGGGTCCTGGTGGTGGATGCCCAAGAACGGGTCATGAAGCGGCAAGGGTTTAGACAAGATAAACTTTTGCCCCCCCACGATGCATTAATACGGCTTTTTTCCGATTCTTCGTTTGTCCGTTTCCCGGCCATGGTAATTAGACGGGACTTATTCACGGAGGTGGGTTATTTCAATCCGGACTGGCGGGAACCCTGTGATCTGGAAATGTGGATGCGGTTACTTGCCCGGTATGGAGTGTATTGTTGTCGGGAAGCCACGGTGGCCTATCGGGTACATGGCCAAGCACTCACCATGGGTTCATTTCATAGAGAGACGGTGAATATTTTGCTGAAGTTGTTTGGGGAGTTGGAGCAGTTAAATATTTTGACGGCAAAGGATATTGAGTTTTGCAAAGGGTCATTTTTCCATCAATATATTTTGGCGGGGGCGTGGCGACAATTGCGACGGCGACGCTGGCGGGAATTTCAACAAGTGATGGGATTGTTTGATTTGCCGGAGTTGAAGTCGTTGTCTTGTCCAGTGAAATGGTATTTTTTGAGAGGGTTATTTTCTTTGCCCTAG